The Maniola jurtina chromosome 13, ilManJurt1.1, whole genome shotgun sequence genomic interval TCATCGCGTTCTACTTCCCCGACCCACACCTTGTGGTTCTCATCACCGTCGAACACTTCTACTTCTTCATCGCCGTCGGGAGGCAGCTGCGACGGCGACCGTTCTGCCTCTAACCGTTTAGCGTACGAGCTGTCAGCGTACGCGTGGAAACAACAGCGGACGAGGGCATTCGCCGCCGCCTCGCGCCGACAGATGAACGCGTGACATTCCAGAACCTTTATGCCTTGCGTGCGACGTAAGACCGCCGCGAACAGAGGAGGACGCCTCGGCGCCGGCGCTCTGGCGAACGGGGAATCCAAAGGTAAAAATCTAGGCGCGCCCTCCACGCTCACACGTCTCACGGCTGCGCAATAGTGCAAGCTCGAAATCGGAAAAAACCTTGACACCCTCGACCCGCTCTCGTCGACGTTCTCCAGCAGGATTCCATTCGACCAAACGGAGAGCCACGAGTCTATGCCGCCGGTGGTCGCCCCCTTCTCCGGATACAGCTCGCGCAGCGGCTCCTGGATGCCCTGTAGCCCGTCCTTGCTCTGCTGCGGCACCGCCGAGCCGAGGTACAACACGCGGCACCGACAGATCGGCGTCGATTCCATTTTTGCACTTCACTATCACATGACACTAAATCACTAGAAGACACTGCAATTGATAAGTTATTGTTCGGCCGCTCGGATCGTGAACGGAGTAGCTACGTGCGCTGGCCGCGAGACGGGCGCGGGTCTGAGTGAGCGGAATTCAAGATGGCCGGCGCGCGGGCGAgcgggcgcgcggcgcgggGCGGCGGGTCGCGGAGGCTATGCGACTATACCTGCGCTTACGCACCTGTGGAGACGCCTCTGAGGGTACGGGTAGGTAGCGAAGTGCCGATGAACCGGCATTGTGTCAAATGAATCGTCGCGAATTCGGCCGCATTTCTCTTGCTCGACGCGTCATCACATTACGGATCGACGTGCAGGAATGTCACACTTTTGTCTTGCAGCAGTGAAATCCGAAGGTCGGTTGGCCGATGGAAgataattactatttattttcgTTGCTATTTCAATGAATTATTCCGAAATTGTCAAACATTGTGGTACTTTCCCCTCGTTAAACAGGGGCAAGTATATTTACATTCTTTATGTTTTACGAGGCTCTGAACTTTCCCTttcttaaacaaataaattaaatattgaagaggaaaaataaatattaaacacAGCCTCTGCCAGTCAAACACCATAATAAATGAACAAAAATCTAGTAATTAGgtgatataaataattatgtatctacatCTAATTTAAATCAACGACTTTTAAATGAACATCAAGTCATAATCTTACATGAAATGTAAAGAATAGTAATAGTGACAGAATAAAACTATCTCCGAGCTTATTGACCCGCCCTGGCTTGGCAGGAGTGGGCTTACCAATTTCATAGACAAATTATATTAATGTGTTAagtataattaagtatttatatagCACGCTTCGTCCTAAATCCAtgtggtttaggtttttgaaatccagTGAAAAATCTTTATGCAAAAGGGTTTTTGATAGTTCAAGAAAAAACTTGGATACacaagaaattatttatttcaatggtactaaattatatacaaacattatacatttttaaacatgtttaCAAATCTTAACATAGGTGCACCTATTATACTTATTAGGGGGCCCTAGCATAACTTTCTAACGTGACAAGTGCGTTGGGGTAAATCTGCAGGTTGATTCCGGAAAATctgcattaatcattattacaatcgcaattattattattggctgAATATGTTATGAAATTCATTGTAGCAATTAATAAACGATTTAATTTTGAGTCGACTGTACGTATGCGCATCATACATACCGTCATTTAAATCAAACGTTTGATATCTCACGTTTTTTTGCAAAGTTATAAGGCCTCagtttaattacaatttcataGTAAATAGTTATTATTCACTTGTATTGATCCTCGATTAATATCGCGGAGTTTTGAAACTACTTTCATCGCCAGGGTACTGCGGGGCTTTACgtttttgtattatattttgaatctgtaacaaataataaaattgagatATATTTGAAAACTATGACAGTTTGGAAATCTGACTTTAGAAAATATTGATCGAGTTATAAAGTCTCCGACTCACTTCCGTATAAGAGTCACTTCAAAAAAGTTCAGTACCTGTTGCCATTCTCTGTCGAGCTCAGCCTTCTCGCTCTTGTCCTTGGTCTTCCTTGTCTTGCGTCCGTCCTGCGTCTTAACGCCGTACTGGAAAGCGGCCTTCGGGAGCGCCTCTTTACTGCTCATATAGGCCGAGTACTCTTCCTGTGTGTCGAAGTCCCATCGACCTGATTGTGTAAAACATAACTGTATAAAATATTCTAGCATACCCTTATTATAAGTAGTAAGTGCTTTTAAAAGTCGCATCGCCAAAATTCGTTAGCACAGAAAAGCGCAGCGCCAACTAAAACCGGATGTGCAGTATAAGTGTTGGGACGGATGACAAAAGTAGGTATGTCTAGTAATGGTCAAGTGGTATATCAAATATATATCAATAGTGGTACATATATTAAATATTGTTACCAGACTGCTGCAAAGCCTtttggaagggttatgatttaagcagtctatgtatgtatgtatgtttgtgtccagattctgtgtgttctaccgtagcacccaaactactgggccgattttcgATGAATgatgtgtcaattgattcgttgtaaagaaTTATTACATACGTTGTGATATTATATacgaaaaaatatataaaagaaaacctattttactataatatttcagtgtttattaagactatcgcagtcgggttctagttttcaactttatcttgttccttgtgtatcatggatttccgcaaagtaacgcctgcttttaTCCAAAATGTTGAAAGGACGTCGACTCACCAATAGGCCCCTTCTTGTTGCCGGCGTCCATCTTGGTGTAGTCGACTTCGTCGTCGGAGTCGTCGATCGCGTCGTCCATCTCGCGCAGGCCGGGGTAGCACTCGGCGTAGCCCTCGGGCTCGGCCGCCAGGCGCGACAGAAGCGCCGCGGACCTCTTGTCGCGCTCCTCCGGGTTAGCACCTTGACGCCGGGGCAGGGGACCCGGACCTGGACGAACACAAAGCAGGACTGAATTTTTTATGGAATCCGAATCCACCCCACTCGCCCccccgctccccgctaccttcttcaggtcaccGGTCCAGCGgactggaggtcgtcccacagtgcgcttaccggtacgcggtctcgactctagaacacgtctgcccaacggccgtcggttctacgacagacatggcctgcccattgccacttcagcttgctaatcctttgagcaatgtcggtcgcttttgttctcctgcgaatttccttaATAATACTTAGCACACCGCAATAGTACCGGTGCGGTGCCGCAAATCAGTATCCTGATTACCTTCTTCCTTTTCAGTTTCAAGGGGTTTATCGAAGTAGCCAGAGCGCGGGCGGTCGTCGCGCCTCTCTCCCCGTTTGTCCCCGGCGACGTAATCCCCGATTTCACCATATATGGAATCGTCGTTACGGCCTTTCTCTGCAGCTTTATCCTGTagagttaattaaaataaaagcctTTCGTCCAAGTGCTGGACTAAAGCCTTTTTCATATACTAAGTGACTTTGGAACATGGAAttgggatttttttaatttgctaaaAGGCTTGCACATTTATTTTACTAGCACGTTAGGCGAATGCGTcgtatagtgcatacattttaagAAAGGACTCACCATATTTGCTGTGTGAGTCAACTGTCATGATAAAAGTGTACCCGTGGTTTACCCTTAGATTAttttaaggactaaaatcgtacttttgacatgacagtttaCACagagagcaaatatggcgaattTTTCTCATCCTACATTACATGCATTTGTATTCCGTAGTTCGGAATAGACCTCTTCAAGCACAGTTCAACTTGGGTTCATTTGGCGCAAAGAAAGGTTCTTTTGAGGatgccattaaaaaaaatattatggtttATTTAAAGGAATAAGGTGATTTCAGATTAAATCCTAAGATCATTAAGTGAATCATGAGGTGCTCGTTTATATTTACACGTAAGAAAcgatttttctttattgttttcTTTGATACTTGTCAGTTATGATGGAAGATTTCATGCCGAGGCTATTACCCAAACTAGGGAACCGCCTCGCAGCTGCGCCAACCTGCTCCCTGATTgcgtaagaaaaacgtattcatcgtaATCGACAGCAAATTCTACAACTCCTTTGATCGGTTATATTCGCTGTTCACATTCTTTCTTGCTGGAGCAACGTCGCCGGCATAAGTGAATGTGGGCCCTGCTGTACGACTAACCTTGGCTTTCTTCAGCTTGCGATGCCTGCCGTGCCTCAGGTATGAGAATATCTGCGCCAACTTGTCCAGCACGACGTCATTAGCTGTGGATGCGGAACTGCGCTCGTCCGCCTCGGGCACGTCCGCCTTACTCCGCGTCAACGTCGTCGGAATGTCACTGTCTATGGTGCCCTCTTCGTCTAATTCCACAACGTAAGCCATACGCCCTGGCGCAAAAAGTTCATTCCGCACCACTTTTTTGGATCTAAAACCAATACTTTCTTGAATATCAAGCTACACAAATAACGAATGAAATTATCTCTACaatgtattatattttatagtggTTCATCCCGTACCGAGACCTCGCTTCCTATGACCTGATGTATCGGTGTTAGCGCTGGCTATCGACACAGATGAacctagtaaaataaaattttgccaAAAAGTTTTTGAGGAAGAAATACACACGTTCTTTTCCTCTCGTTCGCCGCGCGCACAGACAAAatgtgtattaattttatttctatttgatACTTGACTAATTTTAGTATTTAGTCAGCTTGGTGCCTTGGTGCTTGGTGAATTTGAAAAGAATGAAGCCCATATATTTGTGAAGCAGAAGTATTTAAGGCGCATTCGTTCAGAAGTTATGAGACTCTGACAACCGGAGAGATGGTGCAATGCAAATTCACTCCCAATTGGACCAGAGACCTCACTTCACCCTGTCAGAAATCTCGCATCACACTCAACAAAATGTACTGctttgtaggtacttactttagtTCTGTgattaaattatgaatatttctGGCCATTGGAGTTTTAAACTGTATTTCTTCTTCCTGCGAAATGACACTTATCGTTATAAAAATTACTCATATTTCAGTGATAGTAAATCCAAACCAAACATCAAGCTTATTTTGCATACCCCCCCTAAAAATGTCATGTCTCCTAAAATAGATAAGAAAGAAAAAGGTGACCAATTTGAAGgtctaataaagaaaatatttagcACTTCTTCTAGCTATTCAGGAGGTCTGGGGTTCAAtaccgggcacacacctctaactttttggagtcaTGCGGTTTTAAGCTATTTAATAtcccttgctttaacggtgaaggaaatcatcgttaggaaacctgcatgattgaaagttttccatactgatctcaaaggtgtgcgaagtctgccaatctgcatttgggCAGTGTGATGGACTGACTCTGCTTTTCCTGAGGTGACTCCTGGTTAGTTatgggttaatgatgatgacacACGAGACTCGTATGACCACACTGATCCTTCATGACACTCTCAAGTGCAAATTCATCAACATCAGAGCGCGCGTTCTTCGCAACGAAGtatggcgatcatcatccgaaaagcttcctTATCTAAAGCCGCCTCTTTAACTTCGGTATCTAAGCCCTGTCCACGTCCCCTTATATCATCCAACCATTTGCATATTTGGTGACCTGTGAGTGTGTAAGTGCAAACTTACCACCGGTGGCGCTTCTTTCTTTTCCTTGACTGGCTCCTCAACAGGAGCTGATACAAGTCGCTCCATTTCCTCCTCTTGCTCTTGTTCACGAGTTTGAATCTCTGAACGAACCTATAatgaattaacttttttttagtttaggtatttttaacagaaattaGAATTTagtaatattgtttattttgtgtataatattatgttgtgatatataagtatgtaggtaaaaacttaattagtataatgtttgaaaataaatagaataaaaatatttcagacATGAgcatacgaatttgtcttctCTTTCTGGAAcaaatttgtatgatattttcTTAACCATATCTTTGATGCAGGGTATCAAATGCTGAGAGAATGAAAGGAAAAGAACtttgtttatttcatgtagggcCGCTTGTACACTTATGAAATGTCAAGACTTAACCACTGTTTAGAAATAAGCTACTGAGAAAAGccaacaagaaactcagcagttgctctttttgaaaacaaaatgttacaatGTGTAGATATACAATACATAAACAATGTATCTATTACTTTGACTTATTTGGCTTACCTTTTGCAACAAAGCATAATCAAGACCTTTCACCAAATGAGTATGTTCCATGTCACCACCAAGGTATTTGGattcctaaaataataaatctcaTTATAATTTACAGCAACTGCTATGCATTTTAAATAAGAAGACCATTATTTCatatatgtatgtaatgtatacTGAAAATTATGGGTTTACtgattattttctatttattttagcCTAATTCTTTTTgactaatttaattttgatttgttGATAGTACAATAATTTTGACAGATATGCGAGTGATTTTTTCAATAGTATTCCTATTTGTAAAACAGTAAATTAAATACCTGTATAACAGtagtaccacttttataagtaacgccgatatacctgcgcagaaatcttatttttggaTGGCGCAAATCACAGCGTGCGTcagtccgctattggttgtgtTTCGTACGCGcgattatgagcgagatagcacgagttctgttgttcttgtgtttaaaatcttattgtTAAGCAAAAAGCTCTGTATTTCAATGATTTATAAAGACAGTAAATTATATATATCTGTATAACAGtagtaccacttttataagtaacgccgatatacctgcgcagaaatcttatttttggaTGGCGCAAATCACAGCGTGCGTcagtccgctattggttgtgtttcgtacgcgcgaattatgagcgagatagcacgagttctgttgttcttgtgtttaaaatcttattgtTAAGCAAAAAGCTCTGTATTTCAATGATTTATAAAGACAGTAAATTATATATATCTGTATAACAGTAGTACAACTTTTATAAGTAACGCCGatatacctgcgcagaaatcttatttttggaTGGCGCAAATCACAGCGTGCGTcagtccgctattggttgtgtttcgtacgcgcgaattatgagcgagatagcacgagttctgttgttcttgtgtttaaaatcttattgtTAAGCAACAAGCTctgtatttcaattatttatattaagtttTAGTTGGTGCTAGGGTGCGCTTTTCTGCATTAACGAATATTGCCTACGTAACTCAAAAAAATGGTAATTCTGTATTGTGTATACAAACAAATTGTTACTATACCTGAATCATTTGTCGCCTTCTTTCTTTAGCATCTATTCCTGATTTCAGATCTGGAGCCACAGCCCTATGgcataaaaaatatgttatctggcataataatataattttgttcaataacataaaattacacCTGGATAATGCactatattgtataatattaagtcaatAAGCACAAATgaaaatactatgaaaatataatgatacagatttaatttgtttcatttattttttgaaaaactcttattttataaaaggtgGATAGAAGCAGGTGCAGAAGTGCATGATAAACAAGGAACAACAAACTTAATGTGTATAATCcatagacaaatctgtatggtgcaatgTGCAGTATTATAGCAAAGACAGAAGGATAATAGCAACTTCATGTGCGTGAActtcataaatttcaaaccccttttaGGGGTTTTgatatttcaaaaattttttcttagcagatgtctaagttaaaataactatctgcattccaaatttcactCTGATCCATCcagaagtttgagctgtgtgatAGATACATACTTGTATATAGCATATAAATCAGTCACTCGGCCAGCCAATCactcagtcagcttttctttatat includes:
- the LOC123870888 gene encoding protein Red, which encodes MDENRSVEDTPASQRLTNEDFRKLLMTPRATTAGGAHPAGSVREAMANAGSMPPPTENKSELRRKKKSYYAALKKQEDNKLAELAEKYRDRARERRDGTNDITSADPMSNTSSAYRAVAPDLKSGIDAKERRRQMIQESKYLGGDMEHTHLVKGLDYALLQKVRSEIQTREQEQEEEMERLVSAPVEEPVKEKKEAPPVEEEIQFKTPMARNIHNLITELKSKKVVRNELFAPGRMAYVVELDEEGTIDSDIPTTLTRSKADVPEADERSSASTANDVVLDKLAQIFSYLRHGRHRKLKKAKDKAAEKGRNDDSIYGEIGDYVAGDKRGERRDDRPRSGYFDKPLETEKEEGPGPLPRRQGANPEERDKRSAALLSRLAAEPEGYAECYPGLREMDDAIDDSDDEVDYTKMDAGNKKGPIGRWDFDTQEEYSAYMSSKEALPKAAFQYGVKTQDGRKTRKTKDKSEKAELDREWQQIQNIIQKRKAPQYPGDESSFKTPRY